One stretch of Mus pahari chromosome 15, PAHARI_EIJ_v1.1, whole genome shotgun sequence DNA includes these proteins:
- the Slc6a7 gene encoding sodium-dependent proline transporter — protein sequence MKKLQEAHLRKPVTPDLLMTPSDQGDVDLDVDFAADRGNWTGKLDFLLSCIGYCVGLGNVWRFPYRAYTNGGGAFLVPYFLMLAICGIPLFFLELSLGQFSSLGPLAVWKISPLFKGAGAAMLLIVGLVAIYYNMIIAYVLFYLFASLTSNLPWEHCGNWWNTELCLEHRGPKGGNGVLPLNLSSTVSPSEEYWSRYVLHIQGSQGIGRPGEIRWNLCLCLLLAWVIVFLCILKGVKSSGKVVYFTATFPYLILLMLLVRGVTLPGAWKGIQFYLTPQFHHLLTSKVWIEAALQIFYSLGVGFGGLLTFASYNTFHQNIYRDTFIVTLGNAITSILAGFAIFSVLGYMSQELGVPVDQVAKAGPGLAFVVYPQAMTMLPLSPFWSFLFFFMLLTLGLDSQFAFLETIVTAVTDEFPYYLRPKKAVFSGLICVAMYLMGLILTTDGGMYWLVLLDDYSASFGLMVVVITTCLAVTRVYGIQRFCRDIHMMLGFKPGLYFRACWLFLSPATLLALLVYSIVKYQPSEYGSYRFPAWAELLGILMGLLSCLMIPAGMLVAVLREEGSLWERLQQASRPAMDWGPSLEENRTGMYVATLAGSQSPKPLMVHMRKYGGITSFENTAIEVDREIAEEEEESMM from the exons ATGAAGAAGCTCCAGGAAGCTCACCTCCGCAAG CCCGTCACCCCAGACCTGCTGATGACTCCCAGTGACCAGGGCGATGTGGACCTGGACGTAGACTTCGCAGCAGACAGGGGCAACTGGACGGGCAAGCTGGACTTCCTGTTGTCTTGCATCGGCTACTGTGTGGGCTTGGGAAATGTCTGGCGCTTTCCCTACCGAGCCTACACCAATGGAGGCG GAGCCTTCCTCGTGCCCTACTTCCTCATGCTGGCCATCTGTGGaatccccctcttctttcttgagCTCTCCCTGGGCCAGTTCTCCAGCCTGGGACCCCTGGCTGTCTGGAAAATCAGCCCTCTCTTTAAAG GTGCAGGTGCGGCCATGCTGCTCATCGTAGGCCTGGTGGCCATCTACTACAACATGATCATCGCCTACGTCCTCTTCTACCTCTTCGCCTCCCTCACCAGCAACCTGCCCTGGGAGCACTGTGGCAACTGGTGGAACACGGAGCTCTGCCTGGAGCACAGGGGCCCCAAGGGTGGCAATGGGGTGCTGCCTCTTAACCTCAGCAGCACCGTCAGCCCCAGTGAGGAGTACTGGAG CCGCTATGTCCTGCAcattcagggcagccagggcatCGGCCGACCGGGGGAGATTCGCTGgaacctctgcctctgcctgctgctggccTGGGTCATCGTGTTCCTCTGTATCCTGAAGGGGGTGAAGTCCTCGGGCAAG GTGGTGTATTTCACGGCCACCTTTCCCTACCTCATCCTCCTCATGCTGCTGGTTCGAGGAGTGACCCTTCCCGGGGCCTGGAAGGGCATCCAGTTCTATCTCACCCCCCAGTTCCACCACCTGTTAACTTCTAAG GTGTGGATTGAAGCTGCTCTTCAGATCTTTTACTCTctaggagtgggctttggggGTCTCCTCACCTTTGCTTCCTACAACACATTCCACCAGAACATCTACAG AGACACCTTCATTGTCACTCTGGGCAATGCCATCACCAGCATCCTGGCTGGCTTTGCTATCTTCTCGGTGCTGGGCTACATGTCTCAGGAGCTGGGTGTGCCCGTGGACCAAGTGGCCAAAGCAG GCCCTGGCCTGGCCTTTGTTGTCTACCCACAGGCCATGACCATGTTGCCTCTGTCACCTTTCtggtccttcctcttcttcttcatgctTCTGACACTTGGCCTGGATAGCCAG TTTGCCTTTCTAGAAACCATAGTGACCGCAGTGACCGATGAGTTCCCATACTACCTGCGGCCCAAGAAGGCAGTGTTCTCAGGCCTCATTTGTGTGGCCATGTACCTGATGGGACTGATTCTCACCACTGAT GGGGGGATGTACTGGCTGGTCCTTCTGGATGACTACAGCGCCAGCTTCGGACTCATGGTGGTGGTGATCACCACCTGCCTCGCTGTCACCCGGGTATATG GCATCCAGCGGTTCTGCCGAGATATCCACATGATGCTAGGCTTCAAGCCAGGCCTCTACTTCAGGGCCTGTTGGCTGTTTCTCTCTCCAGCCACACTCTTG GCCTTGCTAGTGTACAGCATCGTCAAGTACCAACCCTCAGAATACGGCAGCTATCGCTTCCCCGCCTGGGCCGAGCTCCTAGGAATCCTGATGGGTCTGCTCTCCTGCCTCATGATCCCAGCTGGTATGCTGGTAGCTGTGCTTCGAGAGGAGGGCTCGCTCTGGGAG CGACTTCAGCAAGCCAGTCGGCCTGCTATGGACTGGGGCCCATCACTGGAAGAGAACCGGACGGGCATGTATGTGGCCACCCTGGCTGGGAGCCAGTCACCAAAGCCACTGATGGTACACATGCGCAAATACGGGGGCATCACCAGCTTCGAGAACACAGCCATTGAGGTGGACCGTGAGAtcgcagaggaggaggaggagtccaTGATGTGA